The following are encoded together in the Pedobacter steynii genome:
- a CDS encoding COG3014 family protein — translation MIGPYYKQVSSGNYTEAIKELDKNSLLKKPRNKLLFLMEKGKTSHLIGDYENSNRYFNEADQLLENGMGGTMDAVVGTLVNPMNQVYKGEDFEKFMIHYYKALNYVYLNRTEDAIVEARRITLQSQEQGDKFNNKENRYSKDAFSLMLQGLIYEHDGDINNAFIAYRNAAEVYLNSKDQTYYGTPMPEGLKKDVLRTAEGMGFTSELQRFEGLFNLKYTREKASDGGELIFFWENGLAPVKQQEEFFFSLIKGSDGGLFFTNVGGTIVIPFNNSYGNGSDFNASSIQSLRATYPKYVARPPFYTNATLSNGVSTMNFEKAEDINELAFKTLDQRFLKEMSKVLTRLAVKKAAEYVLRESAKGTGKNGKDNSLLEGLGLGVQLYSLISEKADTRNWQSLPANISYSRIPLQKGENTITLNLKGANGSNETKTITVTGTGKLQFYNYSTLR, via the coding sequence ATGATTGGACCATATTACAAACAAGTTTCCAGTGGTAACTATACTGAGGCTATTAAAGAACTGGATAAAAACAGCCTATTGAAAAAGCCAAGAAATAAGCTACTTTTCTTAATGGAAAAAGGAAAAACCAGCCACCTTATAGGGGATTACGAAAATAGTAACCGATACTTTAACGAGGCGGATCAACTCCTTGAAAATGGAATGGGAGGTACGATGGATGCGGTAGTTGGAACACTGGTGAACCCGATGAACCAGGTTTACAAGGGCGAAGATTTTGAAAAGTTCATGATCCACTATTATAAGGCTCTGAATTACGTTTACTTAAACCGAACAGAAGATGCAATTGTAGAAGCAAGAAGAATTACTTTACAGTCTCAGGAGCAAGGTGACAAGTTTAATAATAAAGAGAACCGATATTCCAAAGATGCTTTTTCGTTGATGTTACAGGGATTAATCTATGAACATGATGGAGATATAAATAATGCTTTTATTGCATATCGTAATGCGGCGGAAGTTTACCTGAACAGTAAAGACCAGACTTATTATGGGACGCCGATGCCGGAGGGCTTAAAAAAAGACGTGCTGAGAACAGCAGAAGGGATGGGTTTCACCTCAGAACTCCAGCGGTTTGAGGGTTTATTTAACCTGAAGTATACCAGGGAAAAAGCTTCGGACGGAGGGGAACTGATTTTCTTTTGGGAAAATGGCCTGGCGCCTGTTAAGCAACAGGAAGAATTTTTCTTTTCTCTGATTAAAGGAAGTGATGGAGGTTTGTTTTTCACGAATGTAGGCGGAACAATTGTTATTCCTTTTAATAACAGTTATGGCAATGGCAGTGATTTCAACGCAAGCTCTATCCAGAGCTTAAGAGCAACCTATCCGAAATATGTGGCACGACCGCCGTTTTATACTAATGCTACCTTAAGCAATGGAGTGAGTACCATGAATTTTGAGAAGGCAGAGGACATTAATGAACTCGCCTTTAAAACACTTGATCAGCGTTTTCTCAAAGAAATGAGTAAAGTACTAACGCGCCTGGCGGTAAAGAAAGCTGCTGAATATGTTCTGAGAGAGAGTGCAAAAGGTACAGGGAAGAATGGAAAAGACAATTCACTCCTGGAAGGTCTTGGCTTGGGGGTGCAACTCTATAGTCTGATCTCAGAAAAAGCAGATACCAGAAACTGGCAATCTTTGCCGGCAAATATCAGTTACAGCAGGATTCCTCTTCAAAAGGGCGAAAATACCATTACGCTTAATCTAAAGGGAGCAAATGGAAGTAATGAAACAAAAACAATAACAGTAACCGGGACTGGGAAGTTGCAATTTTATAACTATTCAACTTTACGCTAA
- a CDS encoding DUF4397 domain-containing protein, translating into MKISNKFKNISKAFVAAITISVALSACSKRDNPEPIPAAVLSVVNASPSVKELDFIIGNQRLNVDPFKFGTKLNYVALYPGFSRISITERGKQVFLLSKDQAYQSGKYYSTFLIDTGTNKSFLTVVDKLDSPATDTKAKVRFLNLSPDAPALILTVKGATTDLFTNKAYKDFTPFTDVEPGDNISFDIKDNTTKAVLTTLAAGKLEKGKFYTIYAKGYKNKPDADPLKFGANIYFAQ; encoded by the coding sequence ATGAAAATCTCGAACAAATTTAAAAATATATCCAAAGCCTTTGTTGCTGCGATTACCATCTCCGTGGCATTATCGGCCTGTTCTAAAAGGGATAATCCAGAGCCAATACCAGCGGCAGTATTGTCTGTTGTAAATGCAAGTCCAAGCGTTAAGGAATTGGATTTTATTATTGGAAACCAAAGATTAAATGTGGATCCTTTCAAATTCGGGACTAAACTTAACTATGTTGCATTATACCCGGGTTTTAGCAGGATCAGTATTACAGAAAGAGGTAAGCAGGTTTTTCTGTTGTCAAAAGATCAAGCGTATCAATCGGGTAAATATTATTCCACATTTTTAATAGATACAGGAACTAATAAATCTTTTTTAACTGTTGTTGATAAATTGGATAGCCCTGCAACTGACACGAAGGCAAAAGTAAGGTTCCTTAATTTAAGTCCGGATGCACCTGCATTAATCCTTACTGTTAAAGGAGCAACAACAGACTTGTTTACTAATAAAGCGTATAAAGATTTTACACCATTTACTGACGTAGAGCCAGGTGATAACATTTCTTTTGATATTAAGGACAATACTACAAAAGCAGTGTTAACTACACTTGCAGCAGGTAAGCTCGAAAAAGGAAAGTTTTACACGATTTATGCTAAAGGATATAAAAATAAACCAGATGCTGACCCATTGAAATTTGGAGCCAACATCTACTTTGCACAATAG
- a CDS encoding RNA polymerase sigma factor: protein MKNDNKCKEVVYKSFYGYLMGVILRYVNDKNDAQELINDSFIKIFKSIGQFGFPKEKNDLQKAFKGWIARISSRTAIDFLRSKRTYLYVDDIEEVQQPLTELNAISQLNVQDIMKLLGQLPETHKLIFNMYEIEGFSHDEISKMLNIPESSSRVYLTRAKNKLRMLYSKSLISSYESN, encoded by the coding sequence TTGAAAAATGACAACAAATGTAAAGAGGTGGTTTATAAATCATTTTACGGCTACCTAATGGGCGTTATTTTACGCTATGTTAACGATAAGAATGATGCTCAGGAGTTGATTAATGATAGTTTTATTAAGATTTTTAAGAGTATAGGGCAGTTCGGCTTTCCTAAAGAAAAAAATGACTTACAGAAAGCGTTCAAAGGCTGGATCGCAAGAATTTCATCTCGTACGGCCATTGATTTTCTGAGAAGTAAAAGGACTTATTTATATGTAGATGATATTGAAGAAGTGCAGCAGCCTTTGACGGAACTGAATGCGATCTCTCAACTGAATGTACAAGATATAATGAAGCTGCTGGGGCAATTGCCGGAAACTCATAAACTGATTTTTAATATGTATGAAATTGAAGGGTTTTCGCATGATGAGATCTCAAAGATGTTAAACATACCGGAAAGTTCAAGTAGAGTTTACCTTACCCGGGCGAAGAATAAACTAAGAATGCTTTATTCAAAATCATTAATTAGTTCTTATGAGTCCAATTAA
- a CDS encoding TlpA family protein disulfide reductase, giving the protein MRKMFKKSNVVNGLFVILILIVLFVPSAKGFMLQGLMGIGLFKPDMTEKPDIKVPVDGLSGILFKNSSGKEIDLGDLKGKVVFLNFWATWCPPCLAEMPSVNKLFEQFKDDKEVVFILVDADNDFAKAQKYMDRKGYQLPVYTAASSIPDYLFSGSLPTTVVFDKEGRISYHESGAANYASARFIDFIKKLKEN; this is encoded by the coding sequence ATGAGAAAGATGTTCAAAAAGAGTAATGTAGTTAACGGCCTGTTTGTGATTTTGATCCTGATCGTTCTTTTTGTTCCTTCAGCGAAAGGATTTATGCTTCAGGGACTCATGGGAATCGGTCTTTTTAAGCCCGATATGACAGAGAAGCCGGATATAAAAGTTCCGGTTGATGGGCTCAGTGGAATTCTCTTTAAAAATAGTTCGGGAAAGGAGATCGATCTTGGCGATTTAAAAGGGAAAGTCGTGTTCCTGAATTTTTGGGCCACCTGGTGCCCCCCATGTCTGGCTGAGATGCCCTCCGTGAATAAGCTGTTTGAACAATTTAAGGATGATAAGGAAGTCGTTTTTATTTTGGTAGATGCAGATAATGATTTTGCAAAGGCGCAAAAGTATATGGATAGAAAAGGTTACCAGCTTCCGGTATATACTGCAGCCAGTAGTATTCCTGACTATCTGTTTTCAGGATCACTGCCTACAACTGTTGTCTTTGATAAGGAAGGTCGTATTTCTTATCATGAGTCAGGGGCAGCAAACTATGCAAGCGCCAGATTTATTGACTTTATCAAGAAATTAAAGGAGAATTGA
- a CDS encoding M3 family metallopeptidase, with amino-acid sequence MKLKKGIPSMIVVCGMLLVTEKTVKGQNSNPFMEEYDTPYGVPPFDKITTAHFVPAFQEGMKQQQQATTTIYRQRSVPTFENTIEALEKSGKLLNRVSAVFFNLSSANTSSELEAISKQMAPELSRHSDDIYLNPDLFKRVKMVYDKRDGLKLNVEQKRLLEKTYKNFVRSGANLNAAQQIKMREINKEFSLLTLNFGQHLLAEVNAFELIIDHEKDLAGLPESVKAAAAQSAKQSGKTNKWRFTLRTPSVMPFLQYSENRVLREKIYKAYINRGNNNDVNDNKEIISRIVALRAEKASLLGYSSHADFVLEESMAKSPKEAYDLLNGLWDAAFPVAKQEAAEMQAMMDKEGKNEKLEAWDWSHYADKIRKERYNYDAEELRPYFKLDNVQDGFFKVANKLYGITFKALADLPVYHKDVTAYQVKEADGSHIGIIYMDFFTRASKRGGAWMTSYATQSYQDGKRVSPVVSIVCNFSGPNGDEPALFTADEVTTFYHEMGHALHGLLSDVKYRSLAGTSVPRDFVELPSQVMEHFAFEPEVLQFYAKHYKTGVIVPQELITRMKNAGKFNQGFETVEYLAASLLDMGFHTLPAGKEINATKFETAEMNRYGLIRQIAPRYRSTYFQHIFASGYSAGYYSYIWSAVLDSDAFAAFKETGNIFDPAVAKSFRKNVLEKGGTIEPMDLYKAFRGKEPDMKHLLKDRGLDKAL; translated from the coding sequence ATGAAATTAAAAAAAGGAATCCCATCGATGATCGTAGTCTGCGGAATGCTTCTGGTTACTGAAAAAACGGTAAAAGGCCAGAACTCAAATCCATTTATGGAAGAGTATGATACGCCTTATGGAGTACCTCCATTTGATAAGATAACCACTGCGCACTTTGTCCCTGCATTTCAGGAAGGGATGAAGCAGCAACAACAGGCAACGACAACAATTTACAGACAACGTTCTGTCCCTACTTTTGAAAATACGATAGAAGCATTGGAAAAGAGTGGGAAATTACTCAATAGGGTAAGTGCCGTATTTTTCAATCTGAGTTCTGCAAACACTTCGTCTGAGCTTGAAGCCATATCCAAACAAATGGCACCTGAATTATCCAGGCATAGTGACGATATTTATCTAAATCCAGATTTGTTTAAAAGGGTGAAAATGGTATATGATAAAAGGGATGGATTGAAACTCAATGTAGAGCAAAAGCGTTTGCTGGAGAAGACCTATAAAAATTTTGTTCGCAGTGGGGCCAATCTAAATGCTGCACAGCAAATAAAAATGAGAGAAATTAATAAAGAGTTTTCTCTACTTACTTTAAACTTTGGACAGCACCTGCTTGCAGAAGTTAATGCTTTCGAACTGATCATTGATCATGAAAAAGATCTTGCAGGCCTTCCTGAATCGGTGAAAGCGGCAGCAGCCCAATCAGCAAAACAATCTGGAAAAACAAACAAATGGCGTTTCACGCTGCGCACACCTAGTGTTATGCCATTTTTACAATATTCAGAAAATCGTGTATTAAGAGAAAAGATCTATAAAGCTTACATTAACAGGGGTAATAACAACGATGTAAATGATAATAAAGAGATCATTTCAAGAATCGTCGCTTTACGTGCAGAAAAAGCGAGCCTTTTAGGCTATAGCAGCCACGCTGATTTTGTTTTGGAAGAGAGCATGGCAAAATCTCCAAAAGAAGCCTATGATCTTTTAAATGGCCTTTGGGACGCCGCCTTTCCGGTGGCTAAGCAAGAAGCAGCAGAGATGCAGGCGATGATGGATAAAGAAGGCAAAAATGAAAAACTGGAAGCCTGGGACTGGTCCCATTACGCGGATAAAATAAGAAAAGAACGATATAATTATGATGCAGAAGAATTAAGGCCATATTTTAAACTGGACAATGTACAGGATGGTTTTTTTAAAGTCGCGAATAAATTGTATGGTATTACTTTCAAGGCCCTTGCAGACCTCCCGGTTTATCATAAAGATGTAACGGCTTATCAGGTAAAAGAAGCAGACGGATCCCATATCGGGATTATTTATATGGATTTCTTTACCCGCGCTTCTAAACGTGGGGGAGCATGGATGACTTCTTATGCCACTCAATCCTATCAGGATGGGAAACGTGTTTCTCCCGTGGTTTCTATTGTCTGCAATTTTTCGGGTCCAAATGGAGATGAGCCAGCTTTATTTACCGCAGATGAGGTAACGACATTCTATCATGAAATGGGACATGCGCTTCATGGATTGTTGTCCGACGTAAAATATAGAAGTCTGGCGGGAACATCAGTTCCACGTGATTTTGTCGAATTGCCTTCACAGGTAATGGAGCACTTTGCTTTTGAGCCAGAAGTTCTTCAGTTTTATGCGAAGCACTACAAAACAGGAGTTATTGTTCCCCAGGAATTAATCACCCGTATGAAGAATGCAGGAAAATTTAATCAGGGCTTCGAGACCGTTGAATACCTTGCTGCTTCTTTACTGGATATGGGGTTTCATACCCTTCCTGCGGGAAAAGAAATTAACGCGACAAAGTTTGAAACCGCAGAAATGAATAGATACGGATTGATCCGTCAAATTGCACCACGTTATCGCAGTACCTATTTTCAGCACATCTTTGCTTCTGGTTACTCGGCGGGTTATTATAGCTATATATGGTCTGCCGTATTAGATAGTGATGCTTTTGCTGCGTTTAAAGAAACCGGAAATATCTTTGATCCTGCGGTTGCTAAGTCTTTCCGGAAGAATGTCCTGGAAAAAGGAGGAACAATAGAACCAATGGATCTTTACAAGGCTTTTAGAGGGAAAGAACCCGACATGAAACATTTGTTGAAAGACCGGGGACTGGATAAAGCACTTTAA
- a CDS encoding penicillin-binding protein activator LpoB, which produces MQFKKIITIAAIAVSGMMVISSCSRQVTRVNTDEAIDVSGNWNNTDSRLVAQEMTQNILGGKWLPNHLEGKQGKKPVVVVGAVNNKSHEHIDAETFVKDVEQSFIQSDRVRLVQGGKKREELRAEKADQQDNATVSTMKKFGLENGADYILQGSINSIVDSHKRKKVVYYQVNLELTNIQTNEVVWIGDKKIAKYVKN; this is translated from the coding sequence ATGCAGTTTAAAAAAATAATAACCATTGCGGCTATTGCCGTTTCCGGAATGATGGTCATCAGCTCGTGCTCCAGACAAGTTACGCGTGTAAATACTGATGAAGCGATTGATGTTAGTGGAAATTGGAATAATACAGATTCAAGACTTGTGGCGCAGGAAATGACTCAGAATATTCTGGGAGGAAAATGGTTACCCAATCATTTGGAAGGTAAACAAGGGAAGAAACCTGTTGTCGTAGTTGGAGCGGTGAACAATAAAAGCCATGAGCATATTGACGCAGAGACCTTTGTTAAAGATGTAGAACAATCTTTTATCCAAAGTGATCGTGTGAGGTTGGTACAGGGAGGTAAAAAGAGAGAAGAATTGAGGGCAGAGAAAGCAGATCAGCAGGACAATGCAACGGTATCTACTATGAAAAAATTCGGTTTGGAGAATGGTGCTGACTATATTCTTCAGGGATCAATTAATTCGATCGTAGATTCTCATAAAAGAAAAAAAGTGGTTTATTATCAGGTGAATCTGGAGTTGACCAATATTCAAACTAATGAAGTCGTTTGGATAGGAGATAAGAAAATTGCTAAATACGTTAAAAATTAG
- a CDS encoding S9 family peptidase, with protein sequence MEPYKWPAATPPVAEIKPFIRTLHGDTVTDNYYWMIDYFKKGKDSTKVVDYLTAENKYLDTMMSGTKTLQENLFKELKGRIKEKDESVPVFKNGYYYYTRTEEGKQYSKYCRKKSTLEGKEEILLDMDEQAKGLPYYQASGFSISPDNKMMAFGVDKISRRQYVIHIKNLETGEIIKDAIPNTQGDPVWAADNKTIFYTSKNEVTLLSEKIKKHLLNSDAKQDATVYEEKDKSNYIGVGKSKSGKYIFIYSNATLSNEIKMLDANNPDQPFRSFQPRQKEMLYEVIPLDDKFLILTNWNAKNFRLMECPLDKTGRENWKEVIPHRKDVLLEEVDEFKTHVVITERKNGLTQLRVRALAGAEHNIAFEEPTYTAMVGSNPDYDSKTLRYIYTSLTTPSSTYDYNMDTKAKKLMKQQEVVGGYNKEDYVSERLYATAKDGTKVPISLVYKKDLKKDGKTPLLLYAYGSYGSSTDPAFNSSRLSLLDRGFVYAIAHIRGGQEMGRQWYEDGKLMKKMNTFTDFIDCGQYLIDQKFTGKEHLYAQGGSAGGLLMGAIINLAPDMWHGVIAQVPFVDVINTMLDESIPLTTNEFDEWGNPKQKAAYDYMKSYSPYENIEKKAYPNMLVTTGLHDSQVQYFEPAKWVAKLRATKTDKNILLLKTNMDFGHGGASGRFDYLKDIALNYSFLFALEGINK encoded by the coding sequence ATGGAACCCTATAAATGGCCTGCTGCGACACCGCCTGTCGCAGAAATAAAACCTTTCATCAGAACCCTTCATGGGGATACTGTAACCGATAATTATTATTGGATGATCGACTACTTCAAGAAAGGAAAAGACAGCACAAAAGTAGTAGACTATCTGACCGCAGAAAATAAATATCTGGATACCATGATGAGTGGAACCAAAACCCTGCAGGAAAATTTATTCAAAGAACTTAAGGGCAGAATCAAAGAAAAAGACGAATCTGTTCCTGTTTTTAAAAACGGATATTACTATTATACCAGAACAGAAGAGGGCAAACAATACTCCAAATACTGTAGAAAAAAAAGCACACTTGAGGGGAAAGAGGAAATATTACTCGACATGGATGAGCAGGCAAAAGGACTTCCATATTATCAGGCTAGCGGTTTTTCCATTAGTCCAGACAATAAAATGATGGCTTTTGGGGTAGATAAAATATCCAGACGTCAGTATGTAATTCATATCAAAAATCTGGAAACCGGCGAGATCATTAAAGATGCAATTCCAAATACTCAGGGAGATCCGGTTTGGGCAGCAGACAATAAAACGATCTTCTATACTTCTAAGAATGAGGTTACCCTTCTAAGTGAGAAAATAAAGAAACACCTGTTGAATAGTGATGCGAAACAAGATGCGACAGTCTATGAAGAAAAAGATAAATCAAACTATATTGGGGTCGGAAAATCCAAATCTGGAAAATATATCTTTATCTATTCTAATGCTACCCTTTCCAATGAAATTAAGATGTTGGATGCCAATAATCCGGATCAACCCTTTAGATCTTTCCAGCCAAGGCAAAAAGAAATGTTATATGAGGTAATTCCCCTGGATGACAAATTTTTAATCCTCACCAATTGGAATGCAAAGAATTTTCGTCTGATGGAGTGCCCTCTGGACAAGACCGGCAGGGAAAATTGGAAAGAAGTGATCCCTCATCGTAAGGATGTTTTACTGGAAGAGGTTGACGAGTTCAAGACACATGTTGTCATTACAGAGCGTAAAAATGGACTTACCCAGCTCCGTGTTCGTGCATTAGCTGGAGCAGAGCATAACATTGCCTTTGAGGAGCCGACCTATACTGCAATGGTTGGATCTAATCCTGATTATGATAGTAAAACGCTTCGTTATATTTACACTTCACTAACCACCCCTTCTTCTACATATGATTACAATATGGATACGAAGGCAAAAAAATTAATGAAACAACAAGAGGTTGTTGGCGGATACAATAAGGAAGATTATGTGTCTGAAAGACTTTACGCAACCGCAAAAGACGGAACCAAGGTGCCCATCTCACTTGTTTACAAAAAAGACCTTAAAAAAGATGGAAAAACTCCCCTGCTTTTATATGCCTACGGTTCTTATGGTTCCAGTACTGACCCTGCTTTCAACAGCAGTAGGCTAAGTCTTTTAGACCGTGGGTTCGTGTATGCAATTGCTCATATTCGTGGAGGCCAGGAAATGGGTCGCCAATGGTATGAAGATGGAAAACTCATGAAAAAGATGAATACTTTTACTGACTTTATTGATTGCGGGCAATACCTGATAGATCAGAAATTTACAGGAAAAGAACACTTATATGCTCAGGGTGGAAGCGCGGGAGGCCTATTAATGGGCGCAATTATAAATCTTGCTCCGGATATGTGGCATGGAGTTATTGCTCAAGTTCCTTTTGTGGATGTCATCAACACCATGCTGGATGAAAGCATTCCGCTAACTACAAATGAATTTGATGAGTGGGGAAATCCAAAACAAAAAGCCGCTTACGATTATATGAAGAGTTATTCTCCCTATGAAAACATAGAAAAGAAAGCTTACCCTAACATGTTGGTTACGACTGGCCTTCACGACAGTCAGGTTCAATATTTTGAACCAGCAAAATGGGTCGCCAAACTCAGAGCCACTAAAACGGATAAAAATATCCTGTTACTTAAAACAAATATGGATTTCGGTCATGGCGGAGCCTCAGGCCGGTTTGATTACCTCAAAGATATTGCCTTAAATTACTCCTTCCTGTTTGCATTGGAAGGAATCAACAAATAA
- a CDS encoding YifB family Mg chelatase-like AAA ATPase: MLVKTYGSAVFGVDALTITIEVSIGGGNKYHIVGLPDNAIKESLRRIESAIQSAGLKMPRQKIVINLAPADIRKEGSAYDLPIAIAILAASGQIESLETAEYFIMGELSLDGGLQPIKGALPIAIQAKAAKFKGFILPKDNSREAAIVSGLMVYGMSNLAEVVAFFNGGEKPEQVLVNSNEVFLQQPGTYEYDFADVKGQENIKRALEIAAAGGHNLILIGPPGAGKTMLAKRLPTILPPLSLQEALETTKIHSVAGKLNALDALMTERPYRCPHHTISDMALVGGGAHPQPGEISLAHNGVLFLDELPEFKRSVLEVMRQPLEDRNIVISRARLSVAYPASFMLIASMNPCPCGFYNHPEKECICGPGMVQKYLSKVSGPLLDRIDLHVEVTPVHFNELSSPVIAEKSITIRQRVIAARTIQAIRFQDRTELHCNAQMSPNMVRKICSINKQGQELIKKAMERLGLSARAYDRILKVARTIADLAESTDIEPEHLAEAIHYRSLDRDNWAS; the protein is encoded by the coding sequence ATGCTGGTAAAAACTTATGGAAGCGCTGTTTTTGGTGTAGACGCCCTAACCATCACCATTGAAGTAAGTATTGGTGGAGGGAACAAATACCATATCGTTGGCCTTCCGGACAATGCCATAAAAGAAAGCCTGCGAAGAATAGAGAGTGCGATTCAATCTGCCGGACTTAAAATGCCGCGGCAAAAAATCGTAATTAACCTGGCCCCTGCAGACATCCGAAAAGAAGGATCGGCATACGATCTCCCAATTGCCATAGCCATCCTCGCGGCTTCAGGGCAGATCGAGAGTCTTGAAACAGCAGAGTACTTCATTATGGGAGAACTCTCTTTAGACGGCGGGTTACAGCCAATCAAAGGGGCATTACCCATTGCAATACAGGCTAAAGCTGCAAAATTTAAAGGTTTTATCCTCCCTAAAGATAATTCCAGAGAAGCCGCCATCGTTAGCGGGCTAATGGTATACGGCATGTCAAACCTGGCTGAAGTGGTTGCCTTTTTTAATGGGGGAGAAAAACCTGAACAGGTATTGGTTAATTCTAATGAAGTCTTTCTTCAGCAACCCGGCACTTATGAATATGATTTTGCAGATGTAAAAGGACAGGAAAATATTAAACGTGCATTGGAAATTGCAGCAGCCGGAGGTCATAATCTCATTTTGATTGGCCCTCCTGGAGCTGGAAAAACAATGCTGGCCAAGAGACTCCCTACAATTCTCCCTCCTTTAAGCCTACAGGAAGCTCTGGAAACGACTAAAATACATTCGGTAGCCGGAAAGCTCAATGCCCTGGATGCGCTCATGACAGAGCGGCCTTATCGATGTCCTCACCATACAATTTCAGATATGGCACTGGTGGGAGGAGGGGCTCATCCTCAACCCGGAGAGATTTCACTGGCACATAATGGCGTGCTTTTTCTGGATGAACTTCCAGAATTTAAAAGAAGTGTGTTGGAGGTAATGCGCCAACCCCTGGAAGATCGCAATATCGTGATTTCGCGTGCCCGGTTAAGTGTAGCCTATCCCGCCAGTTTTATGTTGATCGCCTCCATGAATCCCTGCCCTTGTGGTTTTTATAACCACCCCGAGAAAGAATGCATCTGCGGTCCGGGAATGGTACAAAAATATTTAAGCAAAGTTTCCGGCCCGCTACTAGACAGGATAGACCTTCATGTTGAAGTAACACCTGTTCATTTCAATGAGCTTTCTTCTCCTGTAATAGCAGAAAAGAGCATTACCATCAGACAGCGGGTAATCGCCGCCAGAACCATTCAGGCAATTAGGTTTCAGGATCGGACCGAACTACATTGTAACGCGCAAATGAGTCCAAATATGGTCCGTAAGATCTGTAGTATCAACAAACAGGGGCAAGAGTTAATTAAGAAGGCCATGGAAAGACTAGGGCTGTCCGCAAGGGCTTATGATCGCATCTTAAAAGTCGCAAGAACAATCGCCGATCTGGCAGAAAGCACGGATATTGAACCTGAACATCTTGCTGAGGCCATCCATTACCGCAGCCTGGACCGCGACAACTGGGCTTCATGA
- a CDS encoding outer membrane beta-barrel protein — MEPNEHIKLPEDELITHIRESLMAHEEEYVPGAWEDFIQEEPRKKGLLFWLAGLGSAAAVLLIGFGIFFAFEKNTIPGETEVVINKPLQKKPFSPQIIDNSTENNIVQKETRLITAGDPKDKLSHYMEKGPRESMVNVLISDERPLVIQNKANQEIVNPVPEPEKVVAKGQVSTQTPQIEKKPSFEDFLNQESKQNALAKSDKTMVNRESKWEMGLVVAPSLGNNKKLSMGYGVTMGYSLSDKVSINSGLSYSEMGASRSVESPPNTVMMSLAVGGGVANESRELKSVNARLRGIDIPLEIKYHLSKRVYANVGISAFAVLDQKQQNTFIESKVEPLAYNNDGGTAKAMVLNRTVSEEAPKEEVKNDPYLGFYNFSVGYKQKISKGKAFSVEPFIKLPMKELKQENLYLIGTGLRLKFDF; from the coding sequence ATGGAGCCTAACGAACATATAAAATTGCCTGAAGACGAGTTAATCACTCATATCAGGGAGAGTTTGATGGCTCATGAGGAGGAATATGTTCCGGGGGCATGGGAAGACTTTATACAGGAAGAGCCACGAAAAAAAGGGCTGCTCTTTTGGTTGGCTGGTTTAGGCAGCGCTGCGGCTGTCCTGCTGATAGGGTTTGGGATATTTTTTGCCTTCGAAAAAAATACGATACCGGGTGAGACTGAAGTTGTAATTAACAAGCCACTTCAAAAAAAGCCTTTTTCACCCCAAATAATTGATAATAGCACAGAAAATAATATAGTTCAAAAAGAGACAAGATTAATTACAGCTGGCGACCCTAAAGATAAGCTTAGTCATTACATGGAGAAGGGGCCTCGGGAAAGTATGGTTAATGTCTTGATTAGTGATGAGCGGCCTCTTGTTATTCAGAATAAAGCAAATCAGGAGATTGTGAACCCTGTTCCAGAACCGGAAAAAGTAGTTGCTAAGGGACAGGTTTCTACTCAGACTCCTCAGATAGAGAAAAAACCTAGTTTCGAGGATTTCTTAAATCAGGAAAGTAAACAAAATGCGCTGGCTAAGTCGGACAAGACAATGGTCAACAGAGAAAGCAAATGGGAAATGGGCCTTGTTGTTGCTCCTTCATTGGGAAATAATAAGAAACTGAGTATGGGTTATGGCGTAACCATGGGTTATTCATTGTCAGATAAAGTGTCTATTAACTCTGGTCTTTCTTACAGTGAGATGGGCGCTTCCAGATCTGTTGAAAGTCCCCCTAATACGGTAATGATGAGCCTTGCTGTGGGAGGAGGTGTAGCTAATGAAAGTCGTGAATTGAAATCTGTTAATGCACGTCTTCGCGGAATCGATATCCCCCTTGAAATCAAGTACCACCTGAGTAAAAGAGTTTATGCCAATGTTGGTATTTCTGCTTTTGCCGTGCTGGATCAAAAACAACAAAACACCTTCATCGAGAGTAAGGTTGAGCCATTGGCATACAATAACGATGGTGGGACGGCGAAAGCGATGGTTTTAAATAGAACCGTTTCTGAGGAAGCGCCTAAAGAGGAAGTTAAAAATGATCCTTACCTTGGATTTTATAATTTCTCTGTAGGGTATAAGCAAAAAATTTCCAAAGGAAAGGCATTCTCTGTCGAGCCCTTTATAAAATTGCCAATGAAGGAGCTTAAGCAGGAAAATCTTTATCTTATCGGTACAGGGCTAAGATTGAAGTTTGATTTTTAA